The sequence agttcagtgcatgtcggaaagcagctttactggacagtctcctgctgagttcctcatatgtgaaagactAACTCCAGATTAAGTCCAGACCCCCTtgtgtggacattttccagagttcatgtctaaaaaaGGTGTAACAAAGTCCTGAAGGTCGCATTACCAATGATTGCCTCCTCCTTTGCCAGTGCATCTGATGTGCTGGCCTCAGCTTCCGCCTCCACTGGTGCTACTGTGAGGACCTCCTCCCTGGAATGACAATTCAGAGTCTTTAAGTTTCTGTTTAGCAAAGTGAACCACAGTGATTCTCCTCATTAATTCAGCATACTGTGTCCAGTGTATCTTTGCTGACGGCAAATGTGCTCGGTGTACGCTGTGTGCACCTTACCCTGGCTGAGGGCTCAGCTGTGTGGTCACCAGCACTGCTTTATCCTCCTCCATCACAGAGGGGAGGTCCTCGGCCACACTTTCTGGTATGGTGACAATTACCACCTcactcatctcctgcatacTGACCTCTGAAGCCATCACAGACAGTGGACCTTCACAACCAACATGATATGAAAGCAGAGCATTTGAAGTTATCAATTTGTTATTAAAAATCTGCATCTATACAACATAGAAAAAGTTGAGGTAGTCAAAATAAAGGGTTTCCTCAGTAGCATCATGTTTACATCAGAGCCTGAACCATGTcaaataaaaagaggaaaatgaaaaacacaatggGAAAGAATGTGGGATTCTATCTGCTGAAAAACTGGGGTGGTGTTAGATCTTAAAGCTATGTTAGTTCTACAGTCCAACATCAGGGACAGACCCCAGTGTAGATATTGGTCGGAGCACAGCAGGCCGCAGCAACATGTTGAGGAGAGAGATCAGGGCTAGTGAAGACCCATTATTTATTGAAACATagacaaaaacatttgtttagaAAAAGACAATATAAAAGTGCTCAAAAATATAAAAGGGGAATATTTAGACAAATGTGAGACTTAGTATTGaaatcaaacagacacacaaatttGAGGAGCAAATATCTCACACACTGGATCTCCTTAAGGGTGGACATGAATCAAAAGAAGAATTTACCACACTGCATTGTTTCTTGTGATAAACACAATAGTGTAAAATCTTTTGGGGCTGGGAATTTCTCCATTTACTACAAAGAATATGATATTTACCCATGAGGATTATCATGTTAACTATACCAGAAGTAGATGgatttaaatatcaaaataaaacaataaatgggAAATGTTTAAGGTCAGAATGTCATTTACTTCGGGTGATAATCGATTTATAATATCCAGACATATTTGTTAGAAACAGATCATGACCAAAACCACGTGTTCTAATGTTTCGTCTGTCTCATTCCAAGGGTTCAGTAAAAACTGGGTAAACTTGTGAAGGATTTAAAGTGGGACTAGTGGAGACACTACTACAGTGTAGCCTACTGATGAATGTCTATCAATCTGTTCATGTGTGCGTCAGGAGCAGTGTGAACCTGGTTGGTCATCATTTAGATTTAGAGCGATCAGGACGTGTAGGGGCTACAGGCACCACACATTTCAGATACTGAATACATCTTACCTTTTTACTTCTTTTTGATTGAACCAGTCGCTCCTCGGTCGCTGATCAAATCAAAGGGTAAAGCTAAGTGACAGgatgttagctagctagctttgTTCGGACCTATCCAGTGAGCTAGCTAACAGCAGAATGCTGCGGTACATGAGTGCAggtgttttatttctctttcaaaCACGATGGGTTTCTTATCCAACTCTGTTTGTAGAAAAcgcttcatctcttcttctgtctcttcttctggtggggctccttcttcttctgataTTTAACCGCGGTTGGCCAACTACTTATCGATACATTAGCGCCACCGTCTGGAAAAGAGTGAGGGTCAGAATCATACACTATATGGTCTCAATGGATATTTACTTAATTCTGTTATCGGTCATGAATAGAGATAACACAATCAATATACATGATATGacatgaagatttttttttaacttaaagaTGTTTCTTCTTAAAGTGAGACAGAACTGCCTTTCAGTCTAATCTGTGTGCCAAAGTGTAGTGGCCTTCACAGTAAAGGCTCTGTCTCCTTTATCTTTAGAGTACTGTTTAGACCCGCAAGAGCAAAccttactgttattattattgtcctCTACTATTGTATCTCTGCTGGTTTCCTCTTACTTTCCTTATGAATACTATGGAAGCATCTGCCCTTATTTTCCGGTGTGAGGAATCCATACCAACATTTTCTCTTCATTACCAGTACAGTATGTGCACTCTGTAGAATTCAATCCAGTTTAAAGCTATATTAATGGCTCACAGTTCCCCTGTATACACTGCCATGTTATCACTCTTCCTACTTTGTTGTCCTCAGATGCATCAGTATACATTTTAATGTATTCTGCGTAACTTTGTTCTAAGTATCTACTAATTTAATATTGGCTCATTCCTTCTCCTTTATCTTTCTAGGTTAATTGGTGTACTTCaatttctcctcctcacaaactCCAAGGTGGGACAGCAGAAACTGGCCCAGTGGGACTATCTTATAATATCGAATAATAAATCACTTGGGGTTAGGGTTTTTTATGTAGAATATTTCTGTTCATGTGTTATATTACTCAGGGTTAGGTATGTTCTATTCACATGCAATATTCCATGTTACTTTCTCCTATTATCATTCCCTGCCACttagtattatatatattttttcacttATATTGTTATTTCTAATAGGTAACATCGGTTCTGCATTTACTCCGTTTCcactttatattattattatcttattttaatacccttttgtttttaaatatactttcGACTTATACTGtaaggttttattttttctaggCCTACTCTGGGAGGTCTTGTGTAACTGTCATCTTGGAGAAAGCTGGCATTAATGAAGACTTGTCTTGTTTTAACAACATCCACACAAACTTAAGTAAAATTATGTTATTATAGACACCAGTGGACAACCCCGTTTCGACAGTAGTTCCGTTTTTTGGCGCTATCGTGCTAAGTATTGGTGAGGAGCACTTTATGTGTCCACGAAGAAGCCAAGGAGGAGGAAGCGGATACTCGCTGCAAGTTAATCGTGTAGTCCAACTGGGACATTACAGTGTAGCTGTGTTTAACATGACTAGCGCTGCCTGGTCAGAGAAGATCGTCAAACTCCTCAGTCGAATGAATAACTTTTACTCAGCAGGTAGACCAGTGGTCCTGTGAGGAGATTTGACAACATGGGGGCGGTGGGAGGGTTTGACAGTGACaccctcctctctgtgtgtccacaggctcctctcgtgtcagctgctgcaggttcgAGATCGACTCAGCGCAGGTCGGTTGGATTCCTCCTCACGTGGCTGCGCTGTTGACACGGTATCCAGATGTGTTCAATCCGCCACACGATGGCGCAGTGACGCTCTGTCACAGTCTGGACTCATACGGGAGAAGATCAGAGGCTGTGGACGCTGTCCTGCAGTCCCTCAGACATGAGGCGTCCTTGAGCTGCCTCAGAGGATGGAGGGACGaggtctctcacacacacacacacacacaaaagttgCTGATGACTGCTATAACAATAACTTTAtatataaagcacttttcaacACAAAGTGGTTAACAAATAGTTTAAATAACGTTTTTACCCTAACCCTGGAAAATGCTCTTAGGTCTAGTAAATAGctgccattcagggttcagcatcttgcccaaggacacttcggcatgcatggacgaccactctacccctcagccacagccatcaACCAAACAAATCCATAGGAAAAACATCTCGTCTTCTGAGAATTTTGAAATTAGATTTTGACAGAGCTACAAGGTTAAGTAATAATGCAGGTGAAATGAGCACCATCCTCAAGTGGTAGTCTACATCTTTCTGGTCCAGTCCATTCTGATTTAGAGCAAGACATTTGGAAAATTAATGACTAGTTTTTCATTCAGTTCAGCAGATATTCATGGTAAATGAGTCctaatttgtattttaatgatCTTGCAGGCCTACACTTTCATTGTGTGTAAGAAATACTCACAAATTTGATGGGTAGTTTGCCATAATGTTCTTAGAACATTCATGGTCCTCATAGGAAGATCCCGTTAACTATAATAACTTGTGATTTTGTCAACCAATGGCTGAGTTTCCGTTAGATTTGTTGTGAACATTCATGATCCCAAGAAAATCAATGCTAATTCTGACTGACCTGAAAAGCATAATGACAGTTATAGTAGTTTATTCCATCTCATATATTATACCTTGGACTATAAAAATCAGAAAACCACAGTTTGCACACTGTACATTTATAATTTATCAGAGTAAAAATGAGACCTTCTCATCTTTCAGAAGTATAATGTGATGCCAACATTTTCAAATCCTCCTCTGATGTGGATGGAAAGAGCAGCTACGAGTAAGTTTAGTCTCTCTGTGGCAGCACCATGTTAGGTTTGCTCAGTGATAGTGTTGCATGAGCTGACTGTAATACTGTACTCAAGGTCTTTTTGGGGTGAAACGGTATGGAGTCCATATCAATGGTTACACCGTCAGTGACAGTGGGGAAGTCAGCATGTGGCTGGCTCGACGCTCCAAAACTAAGCAGACATTCCCTGGTCTTCTGGACAATCTGGTGAGTAGTAATTTGACCTGATTCCATAGCAGGTACAGAAAACAGTAATACAATGATAATGTAAATTAAAGGAATGGTTATTATTGGTATAACATTTCAAAGGGCTTTAAATTCAGAGTTCCAGAAATGAATCAAGGAGGCTGATGTGTTGTGTCTTTGAAGGCAGCAGGTGGTCTGTCTGCTGGTGTTGGTGTTAAATATACTCTGGTGAAAGAATGTCAGGAGGAAGCATGTATCCCAGCGGCCATTGCTGATAAGGCATGTCCTGTAGCTACAGTAAGGTGAGACTTTTTCCTAATTGTAACAAAACAAAGTATGTAGTGTAACCAGCCCACATTCTCAACGTTTACTCTGGTGAGGATCCTGACATGAGGGGCCCTGATGCCTGCTGTCTGGGTTTTCACAGGCAACACTTCTCAAACTGTTCACACTAAAGAGTCCCGGGAACACTCATGGCCAGTAGAATCTCTCCCTTGTCATCTGCAACATCCTGTGCAATCTTAAGTGCCCTGAGTCCTCATGATGGGCCGTTTTGAGGGCtgtgattaagattaagattcctttattggtcccacacacatgcacacacactacatacaaatgggggaaatttgtcttctgtTTTTGACCCATccgtgtgaacacagcaggacacgacacacacagtgaacacacagagcagtgggcagccatgggTTGAAGAAGATTTTGATACTACTTTAGGCATCTAAAAAGCAAGCCTCTAAATTCCATTAACAACTATTCCAATATACCTTCTAGCTACACctatgaggatgaagagggggtGTTTGCAGAGTGTCAGCTTGTCTATGACCTGGAGCTTCCTCGCGAGTTCAAGCCCAGAGTGGGGGATGGAGAGGTGCAGGATTTCTACCTCCTGCCCATTGATAAGGTCAGTATGAGGGTTCTACACAGCAACATCCATAACAGTCTGGTACAGCAGTTCTGATAGTCAACCCCATAGTGGACTCAAGCAGATTCAGAGTCATTCTCATTTCATATAAAGACCTATATCAACATATCTTTGTTATCATCTACAGACCTAGACACACGACTGAGTCTAGGTTTTGTTTTTAGCCCTTGACTGTATTTTTGTgtaacaattacatttttattgtatAGCGTCAAATGACAACATTCGTTCTCAAGGCATTTCACATAGTAAGGTGGAGACCTTCAATATTATTGCGTGTGTGATGGGAGTTCTCCCAGCTGTCTATAGCAGCCTTAATAAGGGATGGTTCAGGACTCACCTGATCCATAACCAACTATAGGTGTTATAGAAAAAGGGAGGTTTTAAATCTAaccttaaatgtagagatggtgtctgcctcctgaaccctgagtgggagctggttccactcTAGAGGAGCctggtacagtgccttgcataagtattcaccccccttggactttttcccattatgtactgttactaactggaattcaaatagacttaaataaactttttcccgtttgatcaagaaaacatgcatagtactttggaggtgcaaaataaattttattgtgacacaaacaataatgagaacaaaaaagttgacatctgttgggtgcataagtattcacccccctgtgtcaatacttggtagaaccccctttcgctgcaattacagctgcaagtcttttggggaatgtctctaccagctttgcacatctagagatggaaaggtttgtccattcttcttggcaaaaaagatgaagctcagtcagattggatggagaccgtctgtgaaccgcaatcttcaagtcttgccatagattctctattggattgaggtctgggctttgactgggccattttaagacattaacattctttaatccaaaccattcctttgtagctctggctgtctgtttagggtcattgtcctgctggaagatgaacctccgccccagtctcaagtcttttgcagactgcatcagattttcttcaaggatttccctgtatttggctccatccatctttccctctattctgaccagtttccctgtacctgctgaagagaagcatccccacagcatgatgctaccaccaccatgtttcactgttgggatggtgtgctcagggtgatgggcagtgttgggttttcgccacacatagcgttttgcattgaggccaaaaagttcaattttggtctcatctgaccagagcaccttcttccacatgtttgctgtgtctcccacatggcttctggcaaactccaaacgggattttttatggatccctttcaacaatggctttcttcttgccactcttccataaaggccagatttgtggagtagacgactaatagttgtcctgtggacagattctcccacctcagctgtggatctctgcaactcctccagagtaaccatgggcctcctggttgcttctctgattaattttctccttgtccgactcttcagtttgggtggacggcctcctcttggtaggtttgcggttgtgccatattctttccattttcttatgatggattttatggtgctcagagagatgttcaaagctctggatatttttttataacctaaccctgcttcatatttctccacaactttatccctgacctgtttggtgagctccttggtcttcatgatgctgtttgttcagtaatgatctccaacaaactctgagtccgtcacagaacaggtgtatttatactgagattaaattgcagacaggtggaccctatttactaattatgtgacttgcaaatgtgacttgtgaatgcaattggtcgcaccagatctttgttaggggtttcacagtaaagggggtgaatacatatgcactcaacacttttcagatttttatttgtaaataattgtgaaatccatgtaatatttccccccacttccaaatgatgcactattttgtgttggtccattacataaactcacgatgaaataaattttaatctgtggttataccatgacaaaatgtagaaaagtccaaagggggtgaatacttatgcaaggcactgtagctgaAGGCTCTACCTCCCGTTCTACTCTTACAGACTCTAGGAACCACAAGAGAGCCTGTGTTTAAAGAGAGAAGTGATCTGTTGGGACAATATGGTGTTGTGAGCTCTTTGACATATGTGGGGCCTTGATTGTTCAGGGCTTTATAACGGAGGAGCAGGATCCTGAATTTCATTCAGATTTTTACAGGGAGCCGATGCAGAGAAGCTAAGACAGGAGTAATATGATCTCTCCTTCTAGTTTCGGTCAGCACtcttgctgcagcattttgtaaCAACTGGAGGCTTTTCACAGACTTACTGGGACATcttgataataaataattacagTTATCCAGTCTGGAGGTAACCGACTATCAAGGATCTATGAATGTGATAGTAACAACTTTGTTTACCTACTATTTCATGTCGAAATGGCTGCAGTGGAAAAGAGTCTGTCGTTTTCTGTACGAGTCAAATGACATGTTGATAAACTCGCAACCAACAGACTAAAGGAATTTGAAAAACAGAAGATAAGTCCAGCAACTCTAAAAGACACTGGGAACAAAGGGCTTGGACAAGAGACCTTTTATTTCTCTATGAGCCAGGACGCAGTCTGAAGTCCTCTGGTAAATCGTTAAATACATGATGGCATATTTTGCTTGATAGTGTTTGTTGTACATTACTTTTCtaagtgcattgtgggaaacaataaGTCTACTATATAGGGTATAAAAGTGTTCACATTCAGACAATACTACAAAATCACGAACTCACTATATAGTGGACTATATAGTGATCAGTGATTGATTTAAGCCCATGTGTCTGGGATGTAACGCATGTCCTGGTGGTTGTGAAGGAGGTTGGTGGGATTTGATCTTATCTCTGGACAACTTTGCAAACTACAGTTATCCAGTCCCTGTCAAGACTTTTCATATATATACCGAATATAAGCACAAATACTGCTTTCTGACCACCCTGTCATGGTTCCAGGTGAAAGAACTGCTGGCCACTGATGACTTCAAACCCAACTCAGCCATGGTGGTATTGGACTTCCTCATTAGACATTCATTTATCAAGCCTGACACAGGTTTGTGACTCTTAAGACAAATTTCATTGTGGGAGTAAATTGTAAAATCTGTTGACAactttagatgttttttttaaggaagtCTTCCAATGATTGTATTGTATTTCATCTCCTTTCAGAGCCATACTATCAGGAATTTGTGGCAGGACTTCATCGGACACTATAGAGTGAAGCTGAGGACTGAGGCCAGTGATGTCACTATGTTAGATTtagatgctttcagacatgcactgaactctggagatcctctagaggggctgtatgtgtgaatgcaaatatcCAAGTGAGAGGCTCCGGACTTTTTCTGGAGTTTCTGTGGCCAGCCCCCTAGTATtaagtctgcagaaagtccagaggagctgatgtgagaacacagcaggagatcctccgcagTATTCATCGCCTTCCAGAAGCCAAGTTGTGTTCTGTTGCTGTGAGACAAAATCCATCTAGAAGTGACTGAGCCTCAGCAGGGAGGTGAGGGGTGGGGTTCATCTGATGAATCTGGGGACCTAGAATTAGATGACCCCGTCATCTGCTAATTTTATCGAAGGCAGGCAAATACAGACATCTATGTGTCTCAACCGTATCAAGAAGTGTAAATAAGTAGTTCCTCACAATATGGTAATGTTGGATCTGTCACACAAACTGTCCCTAATTACGAGAATGACCTTGGCTCTTTCAGTCAGAGCAGGGGAATCTGAGCCCACCAAATTCCAACGACACATCtaatagattttaaaaacattttgattctGCTTGTAAAACCCGAGAATGTTGACCCAGTCCCACCAACTTCTGCATATGAAatgagaaatacattttctctgttttaattCTGTGTCCATGTGTTAATTACTTGTCTCCTGTAGTTAGAGTTTTTACATCCAAGTCCCTACTTTTCTACAGAGCTTCAGGGGAGTCAGACAgatcaataaatatataaaggccATGTTTTACTAAATTGAGCGCTGGTACTATTGATGCATTTGTTACcacattttgattaatttgtgcACAAGATACGAGTATAAACAAATTATAACTGCAAAAACAAGTTACAGTATGTAGGTCAAAACAATTAACCAATCAACTGGCAGAACAGAGGCTTTTCACAGCCATAAGCTATATATGGCTGCACCAAACAATCAAATGGAAATGTGTATGATTTGATACTCAGCCTGTCACATTGGGGACCTTGAAAACGTTAATTTAACATGATTCGAAAAatcatgttaaagaaaaataacatgATTCGTCATTACTGAAATGGTGTTAAGAGAGAAAGCACAACACGCCAGAGGCAGAATTTGGTCATTCTCGGTTACAATTTATTTCGTTACAAAAGACGACTGGAGAAATGTCATGATACATTTGCATACAAAAGAATATTACAAATGACCGAAGGATTTGCTTGCAATTTGTATTTCATAATCTGACATATATTTTATGAAAAGTGTTTACCACACCGACCTCCTAATTTTAGCTGTGtgcaaaaaatacaacaaaaaccaGTAGAATATCACAAAgtgaacataacataacataatataC comes from Pleuronectes platessa chromosome 6, fPlePla1.1, whole genome shotgun sequence and encodes:
- the tpk2 gene encoding thiamin pyrophosphokinase 2 encodes the protein MTSAAWSEKIVKLLSRMNNFYSAGSSRVSCCRFEIDSAQVGWIPPHVAALLTRYPDVFNPPHDGAVTLCHSLDSYGRRSEAVDAVLQSLRHEASLSCLRGWRDEKYNVMPTFSNPPLMWMERAATSLFGVKRYGVHINGYTVSDSGEVSMWLARRSKTKQTFPGLLDNLAAGGLSAGVGVKYTLVKECQEEACIPAAIADKACPVATVSYTYEDEEGVFAECQLVYDLELPREFKPRVGDGEVQDFYLLPIDKVKELLATDDFKPNSAMVVLDFLIRHSFIKPDTEPYYQEFVAGLHRTL